The following coding sequences are from one Microbacterium sp. SORGH_AS_0969 window:
- a CDS encoding glycosyltransferase yields MRVALLAESFLPHMNGVTGSVLHVLRHLAEAGHETLVIAPKSGDVTADLHGARTELLRSVPLPSYPEVRVVFARAARLGALLRDFDPDVVHLASPFVLGWQGLAAADALRIPTVAVYQTDVVAYAQKYGLPQATALVEGHVTRLHRRATLTLAPSSASMRQLESLGVDRLRRWGRGVDATRFAPAHRDDAWRAEVAPNGERIVGYVGRLAPEKQVDDLRALADLPNTRLVIVGDGPARSSLREAIPDAVFTGHLSGDTLARVMAGFDVFVHPGESETFGQTIQEALASGVPVVATGVGGPLDLVRSSVDGWLYRPGDLDDLRARVADLVGDEAKRQAFARAAREAVAGRTWAALTNDLVGHYREARELRAIDDNLLVRGARRPAAAVASRTRGRWTRFVALGDSLTEGLCDQSRMPSGAYRGWADRLAELLAGTSEDGPFRYANLAVRSRRVRHLIDEQVPAALAMKPDLVSILIGANDLVGPHPVIPAIVAEVESAVRAVRRTGADVLLVTTFLPHRAAARLFARRFSTYNVELRRIAAEQGAILLDLEAVAELGELPLWADDLVHLRSAGHRLVAYRAAEALGVPDARALLGLDEALHADDEPARGGWITRDALPWVWRRVRGRTAGDGLSAKHSGYVELPTRGDRERARTS; encoded by the coding sequence GTGAGAGTCGCGCTGCTGGCCGAGTCCTTCCTTCCGCACATGAACGGGGTCACCGGTTCCGTTCTGCACGTGCTGCGCCATCTCGCCGAGGCGGGGCACGAGACGCTGGTGATCGCTCCGAAGTCCGGCGACGTCACAGCCGATCTGCACGGCGCCCGCACCGAGCTGCTGCGGTCCGTCCCGCTGCCCTCGTACCCCGAGGTCCGCGTGGTGTTCGCGCGCGCGGCTCGCCTGGGGGCGCTGCTGCGTGACTTCGACCCCGACGTCGTGCACCTGGCATCCCCGTTCGTCCTCGGCTGGCAGGGGCTCGCCGCGGCCGACGCGCTGCGCATCCCCACCGTCGCCGTCTACCAGACCGACGTCGTCGCCTACGCGCAGAAGTACGGTCTCCCGCAGGCCACGGCGCTCGTCGAGGGGCACGTCACACGCTTGCACCGTCGCGCGACGCTCACGCTCGCCCCCTCGTCGGCGTCGATGCGACAGCTCGAGAGTCTCGGCGTCGACCGCCTGCGGCGATGGGGCAGGGGAGTGGATGCCACGCGCTTCGCGCCCGCCCACCGCGACGACGCGTGGCGGGCCGAGGTCGCGCCGAACGGTGAACGCATCGTCGGATACGTCGGTCGTCTCGCGCCCGAGAAGCAGGTCGACGACCTGAGGGCTCTCGCGGACCTGCCGAACACGCGCCTGGTGATCGTCGGCGACGGCCCCGCTCGGTCCTCGCTGCGCGAGGCGATTCCGGATGCCGTCTTCACCGGCCACCTGTCGGGCGACACGCTCGCACGGGTGATGGCGGGCTTCGACGTGTTCGTTCACCCGGGGGAGAGCGAGACGTTCGGACAGACCATCCAGGAGGCTCTCGCGAGCGGCGTCCCCGTGGTGGCGACGGGCGTCGGCGGGCCTCTGGACCTCGTCCGCTCGAGCGTCGACGGGTGGCTGTACCGCCCGGGGGATCTGGACGATCTCCGCGCTCGCGTGGCCGACCTCGTCGGCGACGAAGCCAAGCGTCAGGCCTTCGCCCGTGCGGCGCGAGAGGCGGTCGCGGGGCGCACCTGGGCGGCGCTGACGAACGACCTCGTCGGGCACTACCGCGAAGCGCGCGAGCTCCGCGCGATCGACGACAACCTGCTCGTGCGCGGAGCCCGACGACCGGCTGCGGCCGTGGCATCCCGAACCCGGGGTCGGTGGACGCGCTTCGTCGCCCTGGGCGACTCGCTGACCGAGGGACTCTGCGACCAGTCGCGGATGCCGTCGGGCGCGTATCGCGGTTGGGCCGACCGCCTCGCCGAGCTGCTCGCGGGAACGAGCGAGGACGGACCGTTCCGGTACGCGAACCTCGCCGTGCGCAGTCGTCGCGTCCGCCATCTGATCGACGAGCAGGTGCCCGCGGCGCTGGCGATGAAGCCCGACCTGGTGTCGATCCTCATCGGAGCGAACGATCTCGTCGGCCCGCACCCGGTGATCCCCGCGATCGTCGCCGAGGTCGAGTCGGCCGTCCGCGCCGTGAGGCGAACGGGCGCGGACGTCCTCCTCGTCACGACCTTCCTGCCGCACCGCGCGGCCGCGCGGTTGTTCGCTCGGCGGTTCTCGACCTACAACGTCGAGCTCCGCCGTATCGCCGCCGAGCAGGGCGCGATCCTGCTCGATCTCGAGGCCGTGGCCGAACTCGGCGAGCTTCCGCTCTGGGCCGACGACCTCGTGCACCTGCGGTCGGCGGGGCACCGCCTCGTGGCGTACCGGGCGGCCGAGGCGCTCGGAGTGCCGGACGCGCGCGCCCTGCTCGGCCTCGACGAAGCCCTCCACGCCGACGACGAGCCCGCGCGCGGAGGGTGGATCACGCGCGATGCGCTGCCCTGGGTGTGGCGGCGCGTTCGCGGGCGCACGGCCGGTGACGGCCTGTCGGCGAAGCACTCCGGCTACGTCGAGCTCCCGACGCGCGGCGACCGGGAGCGCGCGCGGACGTCGTAG
- a CDS encoding DedA family protein, whose protein sequence is MDGIDGWLQTIAASPWALLGMAALVFADAFLVVIPGEAAVTAFGALAVSHGTPPLAGVILVAGAAAFAGDAGCYLVGRTVGVERWAWMRGPRVGAALDWARARLERNAAVVLFTARFVPFARLAVNLAAGAARVNPVRYLGVAALAALAWAAYQAVIGAVVAAIVPGGPVVAVIVSIVVAVGIGVGIDLVLARRAKRRGERRRVDAGNLTSG, encoded by the coding sequence ATGGACGGGATCGACGGCTGGTTGCAGACGATCGCGGCGAGCCCCTGGGCCCTGCTCGGCATGGCGGCTCTCGTGTTCGCCGATGCGTTCCTGGTGGTGATCCCGGGCGAGGCGGCGGTCACCGCCTTCGGCGCTCTGGCCGTCTCGCACGGGACGCCGCCGCTGGCCGGGGTGATCCTCGTCGCCGGAGCGGCCGCGTTCGCCGGGGACGCCGGGTGCTACCTCGTGGGGCGGACGGTCGGGGTGGAACGCTGGGCGTGGATGCGCGGACCCCGCGTGGGAGCTGCCCTCGACTGGGCGCGGGCGCGGCTGGAAAGGAACGCCGCCGTGGTGCTGTTCACCGCGCGATTCGTGCCGTTCGCCCGTCTCGCCGTCAACCTCGCGGCGGGAGCGGCACGGGTCAACCCGGTGCGATACCTCGGCGTGGCGGCGCTGGCTGCGCTGGCGTGGGCGGCGTATCAGGCGGTCATCGGTGCGGTGGTCGCGGCGATCGTGCCGGGTGGACCGGTCGTCGCGGTCATCGTCTCGATCGTCGTGGCGGTGGGGATCGGCGTCGGCATCGACCTCGTGCTGGCGCGGCGCGCGAAGCGGCGGGGAGAACGGCGAAGGGTGGATGCCGGGAACCTGACGTCGGGGTGA
- a CDS encoding VWA domain-containing protein — protein MIAAWRSGAPFGLALTGDPHRAEEVFRALRPHAVWVARHAEIDELPPRNPRALALCTDPAALPPAVLRRCTAVVDIGAEPARGRRPAGESETRLWLRVVRALAAHGVHDGAVDVAACTLASALVETDVEGDPVALVRAWVGEPRGRASAEGGRPEAGEADPLAGGDDEGDEAADAVDASAAVESDVGDAGDAGDAGDEGDGENVGGAADGADAGEGPGDPADSGSPEREADAGADARADGDRGGDDADALEPASEETVSPWDDRPASELDGGASPTPAGPAPDGPTAEAPDAGFAIDAEPDPGSSPRAVALAAPELLDALDRASVRAGRRARRGPHRAGVGRGRPGRVVAPEHAGGRIAMLPTLHRALRRRAMTGAVEEFAVTRDDLRGRLRAEPTAAHTVVVVDGSSSMGSAGAAHARRVADVALAHVSHDRGEVSVVLAAGSCASVVQERTLRVSRARAALQRASAGGGGGTPLADAVRRALDELGDAPRERCRLVIVSDGQATVDLAGRADPRTAARDLRVQLDRAASRTARCVFVPLDARGYTPLERTLAPFRAAGVVIAAD, from the coding sequence GTGATTGCCGCGTGGCGCTCCGGTGCGCCGTTCGGCCTCGCGCTGACCGGCGACCCGCATCGCGCCGAGGAGGTCTTCCGTGCCCTGCGCCCGCACGCGGTGTGGGTCGCGCGCCACGCCGAGATCGACGAGCTTCCGCCGCGGAACCCCCGCGCGCTCGCCCTCTGCACCGATCCCGCCGCCCTGCCGCCCGCTGTCCTGCGTCGCTGCACGGCGGTCGTCGATATCGGCGCGGAGCCGGCGCGGGGGCGACGGCCCGCGGGGGAGAGCGAGACGCGGCTCTGGCTGCGCGTCGTCCGCGCGCTGGCCGCACACGGCGTGCACGACGGCGCCGTCGATGTCGCGGCGTGCACGCTGGCATCCGCTCTTGTCGAGACGGACGTGGAGGGCGATCCTGTCGCGCTGGTGAGGGCGTGGGTGGGCGAGCCGCGAGGGCGCGCATCCGCCGAGGGCGGGCGGCCGGAGGCGGGGGAGGCGGATCCTCTCGCAGGCGGGGATGACGAGGGGGACGAAGCGGCGGATGCCGTGGACGCGAGCGCGGCGGTCGAGAGCGACGTCGGCGACGCAGGCGACGCCGGCGACGCGGGTGACGAGGGGGATGGCGAGAACGTGGGCGGTGCGGCCGACGGGGCCGACGCGGGGGAGGGCCCCGGGGATCCCGCGGATTCCGGTTCTCCCGAGCGCGAGGCCGACGCGGGGGCCGACGCTCGCGCTGACGGCGACCGCGGAGGAGACGACGCGGACGCGCTGGAGCCGGCGTCCGAGGAGACCGTCTCGCCGTGGGACGATCGCCCGGCATCCGAGCTCGACGGGGGCGCGAGCCCCACACCGGCGGGCCCGGCCCCCGACGGTCCGACCGCGGAAGCGCCCGACGCGGGCTTCGCGATCGATGCAGAGCCCGACCCCGGCTCATCCCCTCGCGCCGTCGCTCTCGCCGCGCCGGAGCTCCTCGACGCCCTCGATCGTGCGAGCGTCCGCGCGGGCCGTCGCGCCCGCCGCGGACCGCACCGCGCGGGCGTCGGTCGGGGCCGCCCCGGCCGAGTCGTGGCACCCGAGCACGCGGGCGGGCGCATCGCGATGCTTCCCACGCTGCACCGCGCCCTGCGACGGCGCGCGATGACGGGGGCCGTCGAGGAGTTCGCCGTCACCCGCGACGATCTGCGCGGCCGGCTTCGCGCCGAGCCGACCGCCGCGCACACGGTCGTCGTGGTCGACGGGTCGTCGTCGATGGGCAGCGCCGGGGCTGCTCACGCGCGCCGCGTCGCCGACGTCGCTCTCGCGCACGTTTCCCACGATCGCGGAGAGGTGAGCGTCGTGCTCGCGGCCGGCTCGTGCGCCTCGGTCGTGCAGGAACGCACGCTCCGCGTTTCGCGCGCCCGCGCGGCCCTGCAGCGTGCCAGCGCCGGGGGAGGCGGCGGAACCCCGCTCGCGGATGCCGTGCGCCGTGCGCTCGACGAGTTGGGCGATGCCCCGCGCGAGCGCTGCCGACTGGTGATCGTCAGCGACGGGCAGGCCACCGTCGATCTCGCCGGGAGAGCCGATCCGCGCACGGCTGCTCGCGACCTGCGCGTTCAGCTCGATCGCGCCGCGTCGCGCACGGCGCGCTGCGTGTTCGTCCCGCTCGACGCACGCGGATACACCCCGCTGGAGCGTACGCTCGCGCCGTTCCGCGCCGCCGGCGTCGTGATCGCCGCCGATTGA
- a CDS encoding ATP-binding protein: MTAPVFPFTAVVGQDELRHALTLCAVDPAVGGVLALGDRGTGKSTTVRGLAQLLAREELEMPVVDLPLGASEDRVLGSLDIDKALRGEIAYAPGLLAAAHGGILYIDEVNLLDDYLVDLLLDVAASGVNTVERDGLSHTHPARFVLVGSGNPEEGELRPQLEDRFGLSTPVATIRDVEQRWEIVRRRLAFERDPEGFTAQWADREERLAVRVRAARERCADIALGDDVLEAAVRICVDARAVGHRAELVLVRAARAAASLAGRPAVTVHDLAAVAVPALQHRTPRTALESIAVAASRVRVAASSVLGRRVA; this comes from the coding sequence ATGACCGCCCCCGTCTTCCCCTTCACCGCCGTCGTCGGTCAAGACGAACTCCGTCACGCGCTCACCCTGTGCGCGGTCGACCCGGCCGTCGGCGGTGTGCTCGCGCTCGGCGACCGGGGGACGGGAAAGTCGACGACCGTGCGGGGCCTCGCGCAGCTTCTCGCGCGGGAGGAACTCGAGATGCCCGTCGTCGACCTGCCACTCGGGGCGAGCGAGGATCGCGTCCTGGGCTCGCTCGACATCGACAAGGCGCTGCGCGGCGAGATCGCCTACGCCCCGGGGCTGCTCGCGGCGGCGCACGGCGGCATCCTGTACATCGACGAGGTCAATCTGCTCGACGACTACCTCGTCGACCTCCTGCTCGACGTGGCCGCATCCGGGGTGAACACCGTCGAGCGCGACGGTCTCAGCCATACTCACCCGGCGCGGTTCGTGCTCGTCGGGAGCGGCAACCCCGAAGAAGGGGAGCTGCGGCCGCAGCTCGAAGACCGGTTCGGCCTGTCGACCCCGGTCGCCACGATCCGCGACGTCGAACAGCGATGGGAGATCGTGCGTCGGCGCTTGGCGTTCGAGCGGGACCCCGAGGGGTTCACCGCCCAGTGGGCCGACCGCGAGGAACGCTTGGCGGTCCGCGTCCGTGCGGCCCGCGAGCGGTGCGCCGACATCGCGCTCGGCGACGACGTGCTCGAGGCTGCGGTGCGGATCTGCGTCGATGCGCGCGCCGTGGGTCATCGCGCCGAGCTCGTGCTCGTCCGTGCCGCTCGCGCCGCGGCGTCCCTCGCCGGACGCCCCGCCGTGACGGTTCACGATCTCGCAGCCGTCGCCGTTCCCGCCCTGCAGCACCGCACGCCGCGGACCGCCCTCGAATCCATCGCCGTTGCCGCGTCCCGGGTGCGCGTCGCGGCGTCCTCGGTGCTGGGTCGACGGGTTGCCTGA
- a CDS encoding fructosamine kinase family protein, with product MEQLVKTRADAPAGFFAAEAAGLRWLAAAEGARIARVLDVCGDRIALERIAEAPPTAAAATAFGAALAATHAAGADAFGSPPPGCEGDIFIGRRSQPARPTATWGAFYAHQRVEPFVPIAVAAGNLSASGAEVVRRACEAIAAGAFDDDEPPARLHGDLWTGNVLWSPEGVVLIDPAAHGGHRETDLAMLALFGCPFLKRILGAYDAARPLRDGWRERVPVHQLHPLAVHAAGHGPSYGRALVDAAERTLALA from the coding sequence ATGGAACAGCTCGTGAAGACCCGAGCCGACGCTCCCGCCGGCTTCTTCGCCGCGGAGGCCGCGGGACTCCGGTGGCTCGCCGCGGCCGAGGGTGCGCGCATCGCGCGGGTTCTCGACGTCTGCGGCGACCGCATCGCCCTCGAGCGCATCGCCGAGGCCCCGCCGACGGCCGCTGCCGCGACGGCCTTCGGCGCCGCGCTCGCCGCGACGCACGCGGCCGGAGCCGACGCGTTCGGCTCTCCGCCGCCCGGGTGCGAGGGCGACATCTTCATCGGTCGGCGTTCGCAGCCCGCGCGTCCGACTGCGACCTGGGGTGCGTTCTACGCGCACCAGCGCGTCGAGCCGTTCGTGCCGATCGCGGTCGCGGCCGGGAACCTCTCGGCATCCGGAGCCGAGGTCGTCCGCCGCGCGTGCGAGGCGATCGCGGCGGGCGCCTTCGACGACGACGAGCCGCCCGCGCGCCTGCACGGCGATCTGTGGACGGGAAACGTGCTGTGGTCGCCCGAGGGTGTCGTGCTCATCGACCCGGCGGCGCATGGCGGCCACCGCGAGACCGATCTGGCGATGCTCGCGCTGTTCGGCTGCCCGTTCCTCAAGCGGATCCTCGGGGCCTACGACGCCGCTCGACCGCTGCGCGACGGGTGGCGCGAGCGCGTGCCCGTTCATCAGCTGCACCCGCTGGCGGTACACGCGGCGGGCCACGGTCCCTCGTACGGTCGGGCCCTCGTCGACGCGGCGGAACGGACGCTCGCGCTCGCGTAA
- a CDS encoding DNA/RNA non-specific endonuclease, whose protein sequence is MSDGYDPDFLGTPLPLPAPVAPTTRLDYPRFSVLLDEQRRFAAVTGVVIDGASLREQPRTGDWRLDPRVAADVQAGPEIYSRNDLDRGHLVRRRDPGWGSADEARDATEATFFYTNAAPQAAGFNQSKELWLGLEDHVLAYAETMDQRLAVFTAPVLGETDPPYRGIRVPLRFWKIAAWRAGDALAAAGFVLDQTELVDTRQGLTVPPLGAFRTFQVPIAAIATEARIDVGPLVAADTFVRRGLRPVAARELRSLDDIVL, encoded by the coding sequence ATGAGCGACGGCTACGACCCGGACTTCCTCGGCACCCCTCTCCCCCTGCCTGCGCCGGTCGCGCCGACGACGCGGCTCGACTATCCCCGCTTCTCGGTACTGCTCGACGAGCAACGCCGATTCGCCGCCGTCACGGGCGTCGTGATCGACGGCGCCTCCCTGCGCGAGCAGCCGCGCACGGGCGACTGGCGTCTCGATCCGCGTGTGGCCGCCGACGTGCAGGCCGGCCCCGAGATCTACAGCCGCAACGATCTCGACCGCGGGCACCTCGTGCGTCGACGCGATCCCGGCTGGGGCTCGGCGGACGAGGCTCGGGATGCCACCGAGGCCACGTTCTTCTACACGAACGCCGCCCCGCAAGCGGCCGGGTTCAACCAGTCGAAAGAGCTGTGGCTGGGGCTCGAGGACCACGTGCTCGCGTACGCCGAGACCATGGACCAGCGCCTCGCGGTGTTCACTGCCCCGGTCCTCGGCGAGACCGACCCGCCGTATCGCGGCATCCGCGTTCCGCTCCGCTTCTGGAAGATCGCCGCGTGGCGCGCCGGGGACGCGCTGGCGGCGGCCGGATTCGTGCTCGATCAGACCGAGCTCGTCGACACGCGGCAGGGGCTGACGGTGCCGCCGCTCGGGGCGTTCCGCACGTTCCAGGTTCCGATCGCCGCCATCGCGACCGAGGCGCGGATCGACGTAGGTCCGCTCGTCGCGGCCGACACGTTCGTGCGTCGGGGCCTGCGCCCGGTGGCCGCGCGGGAGCTCCGGAGCCTCGACGACATCGTGCTGTGA
- a CDS encoding bifunctional 2-polyprenyl-6-hydroxyphenol methylase/3-demethylubiquinol 3-O-methyltransferase UbiG encodes MDAAQWDERYRASAGGVWAAEPPAAVREILAGLAPSTAIDVATGDGRTAVWLAERGWTCTGVDFSGEGLALAAARPGGDAVAWVRADVHEWEPAASVDLVVSCYLHLTDSAAAVARMATWVKPGGALVVIGHDVENIAAGGHGPSDPAILYTPELLRGALDERFRIERCERITRTSADAELRDGHAAAAIDTLLYAVRAR; translated from the coding sequence ATGGATGCCGCGCAGTGGGACGAGCGTTACCGCGCCTCCGCCGGGGGAGTCTGGGCCGCCGAGCCACCCGCCGCCGTACGGGAGATCCTCGCGGGCCTCGCGCCCTCCACGGCGATCGATGTGGCGACGGGTGACGGACGCACCGCCGTGTGGCTCGCCGAGCGAGGTTGGACCTGCACCGGCGTCGACTTCTCGGGCGAGGGCCTCGCGCTCGCCGCGGCCCGTCCCGGTGGCGACGCCGTGGCGTGGGTGCGCGCAGACGTGCACGAGTGGGAGCCCGCGGCATCCGTGGATCTCGTCGTGTCGTGCTACCTGCACCTGACCGACAGCGCGGCGGCCGTCGCGCGGATGGCGACGTGGGTGAAGCCCGGGGGTGCGCTCGTGGTCATCGGCCACGACGTCGAGAACATCGCGGCGGGCGGTCACGGACCGTCCGATCCCGCGATCCTGTACACGCCCGAGCTGCTGCGCGGCGCGCTCGACGAGAGGTTCCGCATCGAACGGTGCGAGCGCATCACCCGGACGAGTGCGGATGCCGAGCTGCGCGACGGGCACGCGGCCGCCGCGATCGACACGCTGCTGTATGCGGTGCGCGCGCGCTGA
- a CDS encoding CE1759 family FMN reductase — protein MSARRIAVVTAGLSTPSSTRMLGDRLAHAALAELRERGIDATSDVFELRDYAHDLTDNLLTGFAPAPLEQMINTVVSADGIIAVTPIFSTSYSGLFKSFIDVLDPQALTGTPVLIGANAGTARHSLAIDYAIRPLFTYLHANPVPTGVFAASSDWGANADEVAPLGSRVERGAREFADAIAAREPVRDADPFDPSSYLGEGRSFGHLLGGLSGE, from the coding sequence ATGTCCGCTCGCCGTATCGCGGTCGTGACCGCGGGCCTGTCGACCCCCTCGTCGACGCGCATGCTCGGTGACCGGCTCGCCCACGCCGCCCTGGCGGAGCTGCGCGAGCGCGGGATCGACGCCACCAGCGACGTGTTCGAGCTGCGCGACTACGCACACGACCTCACCGACAATCTGCTCACCGGCTTCGCTCCGGCGCCGCTGGAGCAGATGATCAACACGGTCGTGTCGGCCGACGGCATCATCGCCGTCACGCCGATCTTCTCGACGAGCTACTCGGGGTTGTTCAAGTCGTTCATCGACGTGCTCGACCCGCAGGCGCTCACCGGCACCCCGGTGCTGATCGGCGCGAACGCCGGTACCGCGCGTCACTCGCTCGCGATCGATTACGCGATACGTCCGCTGTTCACCTACCTGCACGCCAATCCCGTGCCGACCGGCGTGTTCGCGGCCTCCAGCGACTGGGGTGCGAACGCCGACGAGGTCGCCCCGCTCGGTTCGCGCGTCGAGCGCGGAGCCCGTGAGTTCGCGGATGCCATCGCCGCGCGTGAGCCCGTCCGCGACGCCGACCCGTTCGATCCCTCGTCGTACCTCGGCGAGGGCCGGTCGTTCGGCCACCTGCTGGGCGGTCTGTCGGGCGAGTGA